Proteins encoded in a region of the Raphanus sativus cultivar WK10039 chromosome 8, ASM80110v3, whole genome shotgun sequence genome:
- the LOC108821392 gene encoding amino acid transporter AVT6B — MEEYTSISNLIKETMATKDEVQNVPLLQASSESDDDGHEEFNGASFTGAVLNLATAIIGAGIMALPATMKILGLVPGIAMIVLMAFLTDKTIEFLIRFSGGIARRSYGGLMEDSFGKPGRIVLQVSVLVSNIGVLIVYMIIIGDVLECLLEEWFVKIWWDKRTVVLLFTTLCVFAPLASFKRIDTLKFTSALSLVLAVVFLLITAGIVVTKFYRGGLMKPRLFPNVTDLSSVWKLFTVVPVLVNAFICHSNVHSIQNELEDSVQIKPVVRSALVMSSSVYIMTSLFGYLLFGESTLGDFLANFDADLEIPFGSVLSDAVRLSYAVHLMLVFPVIFYPLRVNMDGLLFPTAPSLTTSNLRFASITAGLIAVIFVGANFIPSIWVVFQLTGVTASVCIGFIFPAAVVLKDRHNLATKMDKTIAIFVIVLAVCSSAVAIYSDAYALIKKNKSTCSI, encoded by the exons ATGGAAGAATATACAAG TATCTctaacctcatcaaagaaacaATGGCGACTAAAGATGAAGTCCAGAACGTTCCACTCTTGCAGGCGTCATCAGAAAGCGACGACGACGGTCACGAAGAGTTCAACGGAGCTTCTTTCACCGGAGCAGTACTCAACCTCGCGACGGCGATCATCGGTGCTGGCATCATGGCTTTGCCCGCGACGATGAAGATCCTCGGACTCGTTCCCGGGATCGCGATGATCGTTCTCATGGCTTTCTTGACCGACAAGACGATCGAGTTCTTGATTAGGTTTAGCGGTGGAATCGCGAGGAGATCGTACGGTGGTTTGATGGAAGATTCTTTCGGTAAACCTGGAAGGATTGTGTTGCAAGTTTCTGTTCTCGTTAGCAACATTGGGGTTTTGATCGTTTACATGATCATCATTG GTGATGTTTTGGAGTGTTTGCTTGAAGAATGGTTTGTAAAAATCTGGTGGGACAAGAGAACTGTTGTTCTTCTCTTTACAACTCTATGCGTCTTTGCTCCATTGGCATCCTTCAAGCGGATTG ATACTTTGAAATTCACATCTGCACTATCACTTGTTCTAGCGGTTGTTTTTCTACTCATCACTGCGGGAATCGTCGTTACAAAGTTTTACAGAGGTGGTTTGATGAAGCCAAGACTCTTCCCAAACGTCACCGACTTGTCATCGGTCTGGAAACTCTTCACCGTTGTTCCTGTGCTTGTCAACGCATTCATTTGTCACTCTAACG TACACAGTATACAGAACGAGCTTGAAGACTCTGTTCAGATCAAACCCGTTGTGCGTTCAGCTCTTGTGATGTCCTCCTCTGTTTACATAATGACGAGCTTGTTCGGATACCTCTTGTTCGGCGAATCCACTCTCGGTGATTTTCTTGCAAACTTCGATGCCGATCTTGAAATCCCTTTTGGTTCGGTTCTCAGTGACGCGGTCAGGCTCAGCTATGCAGTTCATCTCATGCTTGTGTTCCCTGTTATCTTCTACCCTTTGCGGGTTAACATGGACGGTCTCTTGTTCCCCACGGCTCCATCACTTACTACCTCTAATCTGAGGTTTGCCTCCATCACTGCGGGTCTCATTGCTGTTATCTTTGTTGGTGCAAACTTCATTCCAAGCATCTGGGTTGTCTTCCAACTCACTGGAGTTACAGCTTCTGTCTGCATCGGTTTCATATTCCCTGCTGCTGTCGTCTTGAA GGATCGTCATAACCTAGCTACAAAGATGGACAAGACTATAGCCATTTTCGTGATTGTCCTTGCGGTTTGCTCCAGTGCAGTCGCCATTTACAGTGACGCTTACGCCTTGATCAAGAAGAACAAATCCACATGTTCAATATGA
- the LOC108819596 gene encoding tubby-like F-box protein 6: MSLKKIVRELRGRNKAIGTRRGRSHIAPEGSSSSSSPSTDDCLDQSIWVDLPPELLLDIINRIESGQTSWPGRRDVVACASVCKAWREMTKEVVKVPELSGLLTFPVSVKQPGPRDEPIQCFIKRERATGIFRLYLGLSPALTGDKSKLLLSAKRVRRATGVEFIVSLSGHDLSRSSSNYIGKLRSNFLGTKFTVYENQPPPVDSRRSSKSNKRLSQTMRVSPWVTSSTHSYSIASILYELNVLRTRGPRRIQCIMNSVPVSSIQEGGQVHTPTELSNLGSKKKRGLMDFCSGNLGGDSVVQEPLVLKNKLPRWHEQLQCWCLNFKGRVTVASVKNFQLMAAAAEAGKDMNVPEEEQERVILQFGKIGKDTFTMDYRYPISAFQAFAICLSSFDTKPVR, from the exons ATGTCGTTGAAGAAGATAGTTCGTGAGCTTAGGGGTCGTAACAAAGCCATTGGTACTAGACGAGGAAGGTCTCACATTGCTCCagaaggatcttcttcttcttcttctccgtccACTGATGATTGTTTAGATCAGAGCATTTGGGTTGATTTGCCACCCGAGTTACTTCTCGACATCATCAACCGAATCGAGTCTGGTCAGACTTCGTGGCCCGGGAGGAGAGACGTCGTTGCTTGCGCCTCGGTTTGTAAGGCCTGGAGGGAGATGACCAAAGAAGTTGTTAAAGTTCCTGAGCTCTCTGGTCTGCTCACTTTTCCAGTTTCAGTAAAACAG CCTGGTCCTAGAGATGAGCCGATTCAGTGCTTTATCAAACGGGAGAGAGCCACTGGAATATTCCGTCTCTATCTTGGTTTAAGCCCTG CTCTTACTGGGGATAAGAGTAAGCTCTTGCTATCGGCTAAGAGGGTAAGGAGGGCGACTGGTGTTGAGTTTATTGTATCTTTGTCTGGACATGACTTGTCAAGAAGTAGTAGTAATTACATAGGAAAACTAAG ATCGAATTTTCTTGGTACTAAGTTCACGGTTTACGAAAACCAACCTCCTCCGGTTGATTCAAGAAGATCATCCAAATCCAACAAGAGATTATCACAAACGATGCGTGTGTCTCCATGGGTAACTTCATCTACTCATAGTTACAGCATTGCTTCGATCTTGTATGAGCTGAATGTCCTCAGAACCAGAGGTCCAAGAAGAATCCAATGTATCATGAACAGTGTCCCAGTGTCTTCTATTCAAGAAGGGGGACAGGTTCATACTCCCACAGAGTTGTCAAACCTAGGAAGTAAGAAGAAGAGAGGGCTGATGGATTTCTGCTCAGGGAACTTGGGAGGAGACTCCGTTGTACAGGAACCATTAGTCCTGAAAAACAAGTTACCCAGATGGCACGAGCAGCTTCAGTGTTGGTGTCTTAACTTCAAAGGACGAGTCACGGTTGCGTCAGTGAAAAACTTCCAGCTAATGGCAGCTGCTGCAGAAGCAGGGAAGGACATGAACGTACCAGAAGAGGAGCAAGAGAGAGTGATATTGCAGTTTGGGAAGATAGGGAAAGATACATTCACCATGGATTATCGTTACCCTATCTCTGCATTCCAAGCTTTTGCCATTTGTTTAAGCAGCTTCGACACAAAGCCTGTTCGATGA
- the LOC108820730 gene encoding uncharacterized protein LOC108820730: MGRKAGNLYINPKKLGGIAKPCMKEMVSFLNCMALNKCKDDNCEKQKNLLSVCMNGHAEKSKSWGNINYHLQRLTRGRK; encoded by the exons ATGGGGAGAAAGGCTGGAAATTTGTACATAAACCCGAAAAAGCTAGGCGGTATAGCGAAACCGTGTATGAAGGAGATGGTGTCGTTTCTCAACTGCATGGCTCTTAACAAATGCAAAGATGATAACTGCGAGAAACAGAAGAACCTCCTTAGCGTTTGTATGAACGGACAT GCGGAGAAGTCCAAGTCGTGGGGAAACATTAACTACCATTTGCAGAGGTTAACCCGCGGAAGAAAGTAA
- the LOC108820729 gene encoding uncharacterized protein LOC108820729 — protein MEKVNFFAIIVMVLMVVTRVSAEEPSVKVTANEVTLAAEAAASSFKSSAGEAAQGARTWADWATSKFRIGGNFEKTPDSE, from the exons ATGGAAAAGGTAAATTTCTTTGCAATAATCGTTATGGTGTTAATGGTCGTGACAAGGGTTTCTGCGGAAGAGCCATCGGTGAAAGTGACGGCCAATGAGGTGACTCTTGCGGCGGAGGCGGCAGCCTCGAGTTTCAAAAGCAGCGCTGGAGAGGCTGCTCAAGGGGCCAGGACATGGGCCGATTGGGCTACGAGCAAATTCAG GATTGGTGGAAATTTCGAAAAAACTCCCGATTCAGAGTGA